A region of the Apus apus isolate bApuApu2 chromosome 5, bApuApu2.pri.cur, whole genome shotgun sequence genome:
gttttctacaaagCAAGAGCAGTATTACAATCTGTTTTGCTAGTAACATGCCCCCCACAGCTGGGTACAGTCCCCTAGAAGCAGTAGGTACCATGGCCTTTCACTGCTCTGTTGTGAGGTGATGCTGGGAAGACTTTGTTGCTGATTCCAGCAACCTTGCACTCCTACTAGCCAGGACAGAAATAAAGCTGGAAGGTCTGAAACTCACTCCACACTTCAAATTGCATTTCCCAAATCTCCTATGCTGATTCTCTTCAGAGTATCCGTATTTACTAAGATATCAAAGAAGAAATACCATACCGTGGTACTTCTTTACACATGGCACAGTATAAAAGCTCGAGACCGCTCCGATGAAAGATACTTTCAGTGGTAGCCCAGACAATTTTGATCCTTTACAAGctatattatttaatatttatgttaTAATATAAAGTGTGAAATAATGCAAATGCATCATTCTTGCAGGTTACTACACAAGAGGATATATACGGTAGGTATTATTCCATCTAAAAAGTATTTGATATATTGATTGCTAGCTACCAGTTACTCAGAAAATAACACATACTTAACACAAATTAATCTTAAGGAAGAAGTTTTAAATCCATGCACTCACCATAATATGCAAAACAGAGTCTTTGGTCTTGGCCAATTGCTCAGGCTTGCTAAAAATCTCAGCTGTTGCTTTTGCTAAAAATAGCTCTGCTTAAATGATCTCTTGATTTAAGTCTCTTCCAAAGGTTACAGAAAGAGCAGAGACTGTGTGCTTGTGATCTTTGTTGATGTCAAGGCTTATTGCACAATGCTCTGGGCTGGCTGATTCTACTTATAAGGCCTAAGAGTCCCTGATGCTGGGCTTAGCTGGGAACATCAGTCCAACCCACGGAGTAGGAATGCAGTTCACATGTAATTGGTTTCAGGGGTTTTTCAAGAAGTCAACATGTCCAACAGCAAGCAGCAGGACTGTTCTCCATTCTTTTTTGCTCCTGGTGTCTTATGTTGGCGGTTTGAGTGCAAAATGTGCCTGCGGGAGAACAGTGCTGTTTGACTGCACAGAGGGAGCCATGCAGCTGGCTGGCTGCTCGAGTGGGACAATACAGACTTACAGGAGCTAAAGATCCAGGGCTTAATATGTGATGCCATGTCGGGGGAGcggaggaaaggaggagagggaaagactgaaaaagcaTGGCTCTTGGAACTGGGTTAATGGTAAAGTAACCACAGCTGGAATGTTCACAAAATTGTGTCACTGAGCAAATCTCTATATGACTGAATGCCATCCCAGTCCCTAAATAGGCTCCGTATGTTTTATGTGCATCACTGTAATCAGGACCTGATGTGAGCTCCTGGAAACTCATCAGGTTAAAAATCAGGATTCCTATTTTCCACTGGGAAAGAGACAGTTATATTCTTGTGTTTCTGCACAGAATCTCCATTGCCTGCAGAGACTGACTCCGAGGACgaagttatttttaacagaattcTGGAGGCTAACAAAGGTAATGTCACCAAAGCCCTGGTTATAGTGGGTCTCTATTTGATGCATTTTGTGGGTACTGTGGAAGGTACAATATCTTACCACAATCTGTGCAAATATTTCTCCCATCTTACAAACCATCATATAAGAGACACCCAGAGACGGGCCACTGGGGCCACAGAGTGGTCTGCTGAAGCCCCATGGCATCTCAAAGCTGTAGTGTCAATACTGAAGGTGATACCAGACGTGGAAGTACCTGAACTATCAAgccattttcttcagctttagCTCTCAACATCttagtaattttgttttaacataaaaaagGAACTTGGATATTTGGATGCTTTATTATTTCACTGTCTTTTCTTCAATGCAAGCATCACTTGTATTCAGTCATCTTATGGCTTTGTAGTACAGACTCCTAGATAAGCCATGGTCATTTCCGTACTCCCTGATCCAGACTTCCTGTTCCTTTATTCTTCCAAACATTCCCTGTTCTATCAGCTTGCATTTCTCGTATTTTCCCCTTCAGCAGTCACTCAGGAAGCGTTACTACTGACTGTTGAAATGGACACCAAACATTCCTACAGTTTTCTCTAGATAACATTGAATTCTCTTTTGTATTTGCTTGCCCTCTGGCATTTCCTTATTGGCACCTCCTACCTTTGCCCAGCACCCTTCCAGCACAGGTATCTAATGCTATTCAGTCATGTGTCATCATGGGTGAAGAAACAGCACAGCATCCCTTTCACTATTGTAACTGCTTTCATGCACTCCCTGTCTTGCCTCAACCTCATGCAACAGAGTTGGAGCTTTCCATCTCTCCTCTAACCCAAGGACACAGCAGCAAAGATAGGGAAGTAGATTATGTTCATCTAGCCCAGTAGGCCATTCCTCATACCAGCCGGGAGCAGCTGCTTagggaaaaatagaaaaggaggATGGCTAGAAAGTGACACTTTTCTAAGTGTGCATAGCAAGCATCTAGCAATCTATGGCTCAGGTGTTTCCACACTTTCTCTCTCATCACAGGCAGCTCTCAGTACTTACAGGAAGGTGACATAGTTCCACGAAGGAGTCGCAGTGCCATCAACTGTCGCAATTGCAACTGGCCCCAGTCCCGTGATGGGATTGTTCGTGTTCCCTATGTCTTAGATCCTACTTATGGTGAGTGTGAATTtggttgatttttatttttttttaaatttattttgtccAATAAGCTTCAGGTATAAGCCTACTTTAAGTGGCCACACCACCAGCAGATTTAATCAAAGCTAATGATTTACTTAGGCTGTGTAAACACAGATGAATTGTAAATTACAAAGACCtgaacaggaaagagaaaaaagataaaatttactTGAGAAGTTTGCATCCATAATATTTTGGGTCTGATCTCTTGGACACAAGAATGATCATTCCCTCTAATAGTGCCTGCCAAAATACCTGCTTTTTAAGTTTTATGCCCATTGCTGTGTGATTTCAGTGGCCTACTTTTGATCACCAAAATAGCTTCCCATAACTATCTCCAAGTGTATCATCAGAAGACACATCAACAATCACCATTATAATTTGAAACAAGTAgttgagaaaaaaaggcttccATCTGGCACAATTTGGATAAATATCTGGACAAAGAGGATCTTGAGCCAAGCTATTAGTATCTTAAATGAAATACATTACAGAGCAAAAGGCAAGAACGGACCTAGTCTAATGTTTCTGTTTACCCTGGTTTTGAGCACCAGGTGAAATTTTAATGGCACCTGATATTGTCTTTGTTTGACCCCCACAATTAACCCTTTCTTCTCCAGACAAGAACCACATAAAGGGGATTCATGATGCCATGGCAGAATTTGAAACACTGACTTGTATTAATTTTGTGAAGCGCAAGACAGAGCGTGACTACCTCAGCATTAGATCTGCAGATGGGTAAGTTGGATGATAAATTAACAGGTTATTTCTACACTGTTTTTCAATGCTTCACTACACTCATTCTGTAATGACCATAGATAGGAAAGGGGGATGGATTTAAAGAAGAAACTATGTTTTATCACAGTGCCAAGGTATCCTCCTTGGATAACTTGCTAGTGCAAAGACTGGGCAATTACATAAGGGATTCACTGAAGACACAGAAGTGAAGCAAATAATGGGAAAGCAGCATTAAGGTGGGAAGAATATCTAGGCTCATGTTTTCTGTGGGGTATAATGAACACTGAAACATAACATACAACAGATTAGTGTAGATCTTATTTGCAAAGGCAAATCCAATTTCAGTTTAtgaaataaacagttttctGAATCACACTGTTAGCTGTCAAGGTCAGAATTAGATTCTGTGAGAGAATTCTTCAACACTCATTAGCTTGAAAGTGCTATCGGTCTTAGCTCCAGCTCTAATAGAGTGTtcagcattttggaaaaaaatatttatctttagGGAGTTAAAATCACTGTGTACAGAAAGTCAGAATGTAGGAGCTTCCATGATAATGAAGGTCTTCCAGGAAGCTTTAGTGATGATCATACTATTTGTTGTTTCCTACACTATGGTCAGTTTTGCCCTTCTGTAGACTATCACAGTGGACAGTAAGGAATCCTTCTACTCCCACAACATGTGTGAAGCAAGGTTCTCTGTACTGTCCCTTTGTCTGCCTGACAATGAAAATCCTGTAAGTCTTCTGTTGCTGTTCAATgcctccttcagctgctggtcCAACTATGGGAAAGTAGGAGGTGGACAAACTGTCTCTGTGATGAAAAGAGGCTGCATGTGGAAAGGAATAATTCAACATGAATTGGATCATGCTCTGGGCTTCTTGCATGAACATTCTCGAAGTGACAGGGATAAACATGTAAAGATCATGTGGGAGTACATCAGTCCAGGTAAGTACCTTTAAACCCCTCAATGTGTAAACTGATGTAAATGCATCCTACATGTCtagctcttccttcttccctgaaGGGAGTAGATAGGAAGCATACTCTAAGTACAGTACCATATGTTACAGCTGACAGATCAGACTTCAAGAAATTTGAACACTCCAACAACCTGGGTCTTCCATATGACTATTCCTCAGTAATGCACTACGGCCCGTAAGTAGCAGCATGGCATTGCTTTTATTGGAACTCAAATCTTAGATTAGAATAAGCTTCTGTACCTAATTCTAATGCTTCTATAGCTCTCCTAACTACCAGCTTCCTCATTGCCCCCTCTGAGAAAAACTGTGAATTAGTTCAAACAAGCCACCCTCTAAGATGAATTAATTATCCTCTAGCTTTCCATTAAGGAGCCATTTACAGCTGAGCTTAGGAGCAAAAGAAGGCATCTTGAGACTGACTGTACTTACTGCTGGTCATCTCAATCAAACCTCTCTGAACAGTGCTGTTGGTCCCAGCATTAACCTGTATGCAGTTCTTGTTCTCCCTCCAAAACATACCTTTACATCTTGAAAGAACTTGTACTTAAAAAATAGAATTCTTCAtgagttgttgttgttgtttgttttgttttgttttgttttgtttttgtttgtttgtttgggggtttttttgtgggtttttttttttcagatacacCTTCAGTAATACCACTGGGAAAGCAACTATTGTACCAATTCCCGATGGATCAGTACATATTGGACagaggcaggggctgagcaACCTGGACGTGGCTAAAATCAACAAACTTTACAATTGCAGTAAGTATCTCAAAGTCATCCTTCCATCTTCTACTCATACCCTTCATAGAGGTGTTTGGGTgcactgcagaggcagcagtttCTCATCAAAAACTGCAACTGTTCTAAATTCCTGCTACTCATTATGGTTATATTGGGAGCGAATGCAAAGTTGAAGCTGGAGGCACATTGTGATTAGCAGAAAGTGTTTTCTGCTTCCAAATTGAATCAAACACATTCACTACTGGCATAACTGGCTGCTGTGCAACTGGCCTAACTGCATACCATGTCGTATGCCTCAGTGGAGTAATTTGGTTTTTACAGCCGGGAGACAAGTACAAACCCCAGAAAGAGCCAGACATCTCTGTTCCTCATTGCAGATAGTATTTAAGACCTGAGCAAAACCAAGAGTTGCAGGCTTCTCTGAACTAGAAGAGTTTCATGACACTTTGTCCAGTTTTCAAATGTTAAAGATGTCATTCTcaatttttatgtatttttaactcATTAATTTTAACCTCTACTAGAAGAAATTATCCTATAGAATCAGATAAATTAATTCAGTCAAATGAAAAAACCATGATGAATAAACTATCACCCCTTGCACGGAGGAAAACCCAAGTTCTCCTCCTAAGTTTAGAAATAAAGCATTGCAGACACATCATATTTACCTTTGGCTTTTCTAAGATCACTTGACTTTCCCCATTGAAAATAATGGCACCAATTGCAGTGAATTGAAACCTCTCACACTCTTTATACAGGTACAGGAAGAGATTGCTTGCTAAATTATGGagttaataaataaaagctaATGCTTTTTCCAAGCACTCCATTACTTTCCATCTTGATGCAGATACTTCTGCATTATGTGAAAATTAGATCAACATGATTCTTCATTTTAATCCAGATGTACCAGTACTCTGAAATGGATGCTGGCAGATCAGAAAAACAAGACCAGTCCATTCTGAAGATACTGTAATTGTAAATGAGTGGGAGATTCTGCAAGCCTGGTGCTGAACCAAACATTGTTTCTTTCTCAGGTCGCTGCAGCACTGTTCTTGAAGCAGCATCTGGGTCGCTGAGATCTGCCAACCACCCAAGAAATTACTCAGATAACACCAGCTGTGTCTGGCTCATCCGAACCCGATCCAGAAAGGTAAACACAGGTTAAAAGTGGTCCTGGAGTATGCCTGAACTTACTTCTTTTTATGTTAATGTCTGTGCACCAGTTACCAGATAAGCTATTTTCCATGAGAGATATTTCAGACTAATCTCTACTACTTCTTTATGTCTTTAAGCCAGCTATGGGCAAAGAcaactgcagagctgcagttttGAAAAACCTCCATATATTTGGCTTCAGGTtagcaaaatcaaaacaaagagGCCTGAGTATGGGAGCATTCAGTCACAGGCTCATTAAATCTGAACTCTGCAACTTCAGGGGATGAGAGGCAAGGCTAGGTAAGCGGTTCCAGTTCAGGCTTGGCTACAGCTTAGATTCAGCCTGTTTTAAAGGACAAGCATAAAAGAAGTAACATACATTTACATTAAAGGCTggttttctcttcccttccagaTTTCCCTGCACTTTCAAGCCTTTGAGGTGCAGACAACCAGAGGCTGTCAGGGTGATTATGTTAAAGTTTATGATGGACCCAGCAAGTCTTCTGCAGTTCTAATGGACAAGACCTGTGGATCAAAGCTACCCAATGATGTGTTTGCTTCTAGTAATATTATGCTTATAGAGTTCGTCACAGATGGTGCTGAAACAGCTTCTGGCTTCCaagccacttttttttctggtaggtCTGAGAACAAAGAGaatggcaaagaaaaataatgatctGTGTCAAATCAACACTCCTTTTCCCAGAGGAAAAACAGTGTTTGAGGAACCGCTTTCTACAAAAGCCATCCATTTCTACCTTGCTTTTGGTACAGTGGGTCAGTCCTATACTGATACCACTTACTTATTCAGGCAGATGGGGCCACACTCAGGAAGAGCGGTGTTAATCAGGTGATCCACCATTTGCCTTGTGTCTCAGATATATACCATTCCACTGCATGTGCCATTAAGGTCAACATCCATTTAATATCACTATTAATGTTAATAGcacagtagaaagaaaataaatcacaatgcagtatttaaatatattgctCCTCTGAAAGATGCAGTTCTTAATCACACAGTTCACAGGGCAAGGCAGATCTATGGTGAACCAAGTTACCCAGACCCATGGCAAGAAGAGAGGCAGTGTTTTCACTTCCAGGATTCCTGGAATGTATCCacctaaaatatattttctccaGTCCCATTTAATTAAGAACTAAGGCCACAACTATACAATTAAGTTATCACATGCTTCCAAGTTAGGATGTATCAGCTGGAATACAGAAATGCCTGTGTACTTATCTGTAGCTTACAGCAACTGTACAGTAGTGCAACTTGTCTTAGCATGAAAGAAAGCTCAGCTATGTCATATGACCTTGTATTTGCCATGGCATAAGAAAAAGCACACACATAATTTACATAAATCCACTGAAATGCAGTAATTTAACTGTttacccaaaccaaaacagcagtTCTCCATTGCATTTGTTTAGCTTCTATTTCTGTCCATTGTAGCtatggaaggaaagaagagtaAGAAAACTCCCCATGCCACTTTGATgtgtcaaaacaaaaaaaaaatatgctaatTGTCTGATAAAAAGTGAttccatatttacatattttagaGATGCTACAGTTTGTTCAGAGAGCTTAGAAAGCTAAAtattctctcatttttcttacAGTGAAGGCTCAAAGAAAACCTAGGATCCGCAACTGACTTAATGAAGAAGAACCTATTCTGTGGATATTGAAATTATGTGTTTCCTACTTTGCTCCTTTTCTGGCTTGGA
Encoded here:
- the LOC127385567 gene encoding astacin-like metalloendopeptidase gives rise to the protein MDLKMFLVFTAFLLHATLGFPIQENYENSTANYENSTVTTQEDIYESPLPAETDSEDEVIFNRILEANKGSSQYLQEGDIVPRRSRSAINCRNCNWPQSRDGIVRVPYVLDPTYDKNHIKGIHDAMAEFETLTCINFVKRKTERDYLSIRSADGCWSNYGKVGGGQTVSVMKRGCMWKGIIQHELDHALGFLHEHSRSDRDKHVKIMWEYISPADRSDFKKFEHSNNLGLPYDYSSVMHYGPYTFSNTTGKATIVPIPDGSVHIGQRQGLSNLDVAKINKLYNCSRCSTVLEAASGSLRSANHPRNYSDNTSCVWLIRTRSRKISLHFQAFEVQTTRGCQGDYVKVYDGPSKSSAVLMDKTCGSKLPNDVFASSNIMLIEFVTDGAETASGFQATFFSGRLKENLGSATDLMKKNLFCGY